TTAAAGAAAAGGTTGTTTCTGAGGCAGAACTTGACCAGACTCAGTTAAACTATTTGAACAGCAAAGACAATTATCAAACAGTCTATACCAATCAAATCGGTGCTTTGCAAAACGCAAAACAAACACAAACGCAGATTAATCAGGCAAGAATACAAATGCGGGAAAAGAAAAAAGAATTGGAATTAGCAGTCATTTCTTCTTATAATGCTTTAAAAGATAATATAAATACTTGGGGACAAAACTATATATTCAAAGCTCCTTTCTCCGGAAAAGTACAATTTCTTGGTTTTTGGACGAACGGTCAATTTATACAAAGTGGGCAATCTGTATTTACAGTAATTCCGGAGGATAAGCAAGTATATGGCCAGGTAATCTTACCGGCCGCTTCCGGCGCGGGAAAGGTTAAAATAGGACAAGAAGTAATTATTAAGCTAGATAATTTTCCATATCTGGAATATGGCACTATTAGAGGAAAGGTAAGTGCAATATCTCTGACTACCAATACCGAAAGTACTTCACAGGGCAACGTAGAAACTTATCTCGTTACGGTTGGCCTACCAAAAGGTTTGACGACTAATTATGGTAAGCAATTAAACTTTAAGCAGGAATCGAAAGGTACGGCCGAAATTGTTACAAAGGACAGGAGGCTTATAGAACGGTTCTTTGATGGATTAAAATATATAATAAAAAACTGATTTTCTAATTTCTTTTTTAATTTTATTTACTTAAAAAAGAAGATATGGGAAAAAACAAATTATCATTCAAAGCTTTGGATAAAGAATACGATCGCCTAAGTAACAATAATCAATTGTCTCTTAAATGCGGCTACGGGTATGACCCAATGCCGATGGGATTTTGTGGATTTAATTCATCATCTTACACATGTTCGAAAATAGCGACTATGCATCTTATTTTGTAGGGGAATATGAGGATAATTTTGATGCTTATGGACCAAGTGGCTATTCAATATTTAATGAAGATCAATATGGAAATATCATTTCTGCAAATTTTACGCAAGATGAGTCCACGGATTTTGTATAACACGAAGTTGGCTCTTTTTCTTATGTTTCCACAATTTACGGTGGAGTAGGTAGTATCAGGGATTTCTTTGATTTAAATAGTGCCTCTTCTAATCAGGTAATGTCGACCATAAATATTGATGGAAACGATCATGAAATCAATATTACTAAAGTATATGAGTACATTCTTACGTTTTAAATTTTACCATACCTAATTGGTCAAAAATTTTATGCATTATTTGCTTTTCATCTTTTTCATTATAAAAATAATAAAGCGTAATAAAATTTCCCTTCTCGTTTTCAAAGGCTAAAGCTTTGCATTTATAGTATTTCCCTTTAAACGGCTTTGTTACTTTTATATTATACACAATTCCAAAACTATCTTTAGCATTAATTTTTTTTAATTGAATAGAGGTTAAATATGTACAACTGTTTGGTTCATAAAACCGGTCGTTTCCATTCATTAATATCCTCGCTTGTTTTGTAATGGACTCTTTTAATGGAAAAGTTCCCTCATGTGGGCTCATAGAAAAAAGAAAAATACCTATAAGATAATTTGAGTTTGATTTTTCAGCAAA
The Arachidicoccus soli DNA segment above includes these coding regions:
- a CDS encoding HlyD family secretion protein, coding for MEQNTNQQVYHNHERTEEVQEIIDRMPTKFGRLITYIVILIFVLLIFFGWLIRYPDVVAGQITVNTNVSPLKLVAMSSGKLRLKIHKSQTSVKEGDIIAYIENITSPDTLETIRHAISDYNPLGTNNTSILQKLPQKADLGDVTDKYYAFIENVHQLKNIKYDKSYEDQIEGLNFLLQEQQKSILVNNERIGIARNNMSYTHKFFFRDSLLFKEKVVSEAELDQTQLNYLNSKDNYQTVYTNQIGALQNAKQTQTQINQARIQMREKKKELELAVISSYNALKDNINTWGQNYIFKAPFSGKVQFLGFWTNGQFIQSGQSVFTVIPEDKQVYGQVILPAASGAGKVKIGQEVIIKLDNFPYLEYGTIRGKVSAISLTTNTESTSQGNVETYLVTVGLPKGLTTNYGKQLNFKQESKGTAEIVTKDRRLIERFFDGLKYIIKN